A single region of the Roseivivax sp. THAF197b genome encodes:
- the pyk gene encoding pyruvate kinase — MRRMRNVKIVATLGPASSSYEMIRALHEAGADVFRLNMSHGTHEEIAERHAIIRQVEKDLSSTIGILADLQGPKLRVGAFAKGEEELAEGQSFRLDLDPAEGDATRVNLPHAEIFEVLEPGASLLVNDGKIRLKVEKCGADFADCTVTVGGTISNRKGVNVPDVVLPLAALSEKDRKDLAFVADLGVDWLALSFVQRAADVEEARELAGGRAAILSKIEKPAAVKAFDEILAVSDGIMVARGDLGVELPVQNVPPIQKRLIRKCRAAAKPVIVATQMLESMIESPMPTRAEVSDVATAIYEGSDAIMLSAESAAGDYPIEAVTTMNNVAQEVESDPTYTDIIEASRSSNQGTVADGIVAAAREIAESAQVKAICCYTQSGTTALLVARERPRVPILALSSSPNTARRLALSWGTECVITGPLDRFKMAVVNAAKAARSMEYATPEDLIVVTAGVPFNTSGTTNILRVAPCDERLIYATDPE; from the coding sequence ATGAGACGGATGCGAAATGTGAAGATCGTGGCCACTTTGGGCCCGGCCTCCTCGTCCTACGAGATGATCCGTGCGCTGCATGAGGCGGGCGCGGATGTCTTTCGCCTGAACATGAGCCACGGCACCCACGAAGAGATCGCCGAGCGTCATGCGATCATCCGGCAGGTGGAAAAGGACCTTTCATCGACCATCGGGATCCTCGCGGATCTGCAGGGCCCCAAGCTGCGCGTCGGCGCCTTCGCGAAGGGCGAAGAGGAGTTGGCCGAGGGCCAGAGCTTCCGCCTCGACCTCGACCCCGCCGAGGGGGACGCCACCCGCGTGAACCTGCCGCATGCCGAGATTTTCGAGGTGCTGGAGCCCGGCGCGTCGCTTTTGGTCAATGACGGCAAGATCCGCCTCAAGGTCGAAAAGTGCGGCGCGGATTTCGCCGATTGCACCGTGACCGTGGGCGGCACGATTTCGAACCGCAAGGGCGTGAACGTGCCCGACGTGGTGCTGCCGCTTGCTGCCCTGTCGGAGAAGGACCGCAAGGATCTGGCTTTCGTGGCAGATCTGGGCGTCGATTGGCTGGCGCTGTCCTTCGTGCAGCGTGCCGCCGACGTGGAAGAGGCGCGCGAGCTTGCAGGCGGGCGTGCCGCGATCCTGTCGAAAATCGAGAAACCCGCGGCGGTGAAGGCCTTCGACGAAATCCTTGCCGTGTCCGACGGCATCATGGTTGCCCGGGGCGATCTGGGTGTCGAATTGCCGGTGCAAAACGTGCCGCCCATTCAGAAGCGCCTGATCCGCAAGTGTCGCGCGGCGGCGAAGCCCGTGATCGTCGCCACGCAGATGCTGGAATCGATGATCGAAAGCCCGATGCCCACCCGTGCGGAGGTCTCGGACGTGGCCACCGCGATCTACGAAGGCTCAGACGCGATCATGCTCTCGGCGGAATCGGCGGCGGGGGATTACCCGATCGAAGCCGTGACCACGATGAACAACGTGGCCCAGGAGGTCGAAAGCGATCCGACCTATACCGACATCATCGAGGCGTCGCGGTCCTCCAACCAGGGCACCGTCGCCGATGGCATCGTGGCTGCCGCCCGTGAGATTGCCGAAAGCGCGCAGGTGAAGGCCATCTGCTGCTACACGCAATCGGGGACAACGGCGCTCCTGGTCGCGCGCGAGCGTCCGCGCGTTCCGATCCTGGCACTGTCTTCGTCGCCCAACACCGCGCGTCGGCTGGCGCTGAGCTGGGGCACCGAATGCGTCATCACCGGGCCGCTCGACCGGTTCAAGATGGCGGTGGTCAACGCGGCGAAGGCTGCGCGCTCGATGGAATATGCCACGCCGGAGGATCTGATCGTGGTCACTGCAGGTGTGCCGTTCAACACATCCGGGACCACGAACATCCTGCGCGTCGCACCCTGCGATGAGCGTTTGATCTACGCGACCGACCCCGAATAA
- a CDS encoding DUF1244 domain-containing protein has translation MDDQTRIELEAAAFRRLRQHLMQDRTDVQNIDMMNLAGFCRNCLSRWYQEAANEKGIEMGKEEAREIFYGMPMSEWKANYQTDASGEKQAAFQKAFEENVGSKG, from the coding sequence ATGGACGACCAGACCCGGATCGAGCTCGAAGCCGCCGCCTTCCGCCGCCTGCGCCAGCACCTGATGCAGGACCGGACGGACGTGCAGAACATCGACATGATGAACCTTGCGGGCTTCTGCCGGAATTGCCTGTCGCGCTGGTATCAGGAAGCGGCCAACGAAAAGGGCATCGAGATGGGCAAGGAAGAAGCGCGCGAGATCTTCTACGGCATGCCCATGTCCGAATGGAAAGCGAACTACCAGACCGACGCCTCGGGCGAGAAACAGGCCGCGTTCCAGAAGGCGTTCGAGGAAAACGTCGGCTCGAAGGGCTGA
- a CDS encoding DUF5671 domain-containing protein gives MRPEDRRDDFVREALHAGQSDAAISRQLIAAGWSEGETRAALAQWAKGDGPLPVPRPRAVLGARDAFLYAVMFLSLAAIIGYSVALGFNLIDAWLPDPGDRPYRGFNGVMRWSIANLLIFLPLFLLLDRRMVQNRSNDPAGGRSATRAWLGHVLLFLAAATLICDAVAVLYAFLSGDLTMRFIAKAALVAVAAGLVFLYIRGVMSEEAAP, from the coding sequence ATGCGGCCGGAGGACCGGCGGGACGACTTCGTGCGCGAGGCGCTGCACGCCGGGCAAAGCGACGCGGCGATATCCCGGCAATTGATCGCAGCAGGCTGGTCCGAGGGCGAAACCCGGGCAGCTCTTGCGCAATGGGCGAAGGGCGACGGGCCCCTGCCCGTGCCGCGCCCCCGTGCCGTCCTGGGCGCGCGCGATGCCTTCCTTTACGCCGTGATGTTCCTGTCGCTGGCCGCGATCATCGGCTACAGCGTCGCCCTTGGCTTCAACCTCATTGATGCCTGGTTGCCCGATCCCGGCGACCGGCCCTATAGGGGCTTCAACGGCGTGATGCGCTGGTCCATTGCGAACCTGCTGATCTTCCTGCCGCTCTTTCTCCTGCTCGACCGACGCATGGTTCAGAACCGCAGCAACGATCCCGCGGGCGGTCGCTCGGCCACGCGCGCCTGGCTCGGCCATGTGCTGCTGTTTCTCGCCGCGGCCACGCTGATCTGCGATGCGGTCGCGGTGCTCTACGCGTTTCTGTCGGGCGATCTGACGATGCGCTTCATCGCCAAGGCCGCGTTGGTCGCGGTCGCCGCCGGGCTCGTGTTTCTGTACATCCGGGGCGTCATGTCCGAGGAGGCCGCGCCATGA
- a CDS encoding D-amino-acid transaminase, which translates to MTRTVYVNGEYLPEHEAKISIFDRAFLMADGVYEVTSVLDGKLIDFEGHAKRLERSLSELEMRSPVTMDALLDIHRQLVTRNEIHEGLVYLQITRGAPGDRDFVFPDPETTEPTIVLFTQNKPGLADSPAAKKGMRVISIEDQRWGRRDIKTVQLLYPSMGKMMAKKAGADDAWMVEDGFVTEGTSNNAYIIKGNTIVTRALSNDILHGITRAAVLRFAAEAQMKVEERNYSIDEAKEADEAFITSASAFVMPVVEIDGVKLGDGTPGARAARLREIYLEESRKAAI; encoded by the coding sequence ATGACCCGCACCGTCTACGTCAACGGAGAGTACCTGCCCGAGCACGAGGCGAAGATCTCGATCTTCGACCGCGCCTTCCTGATGGCCGATGGCGTCTACGAAGTGACGAGCGTTCTCGACGGCAAGCTCATTGATTTCGAAGGCCATGCGAAGCGGCTGGAGCGGTCGCTGTCGGAGCTGGAGATGCGCAGCCCGGTCACCATGGACGCGCTTCTGGATATCCACCGCCAGCTTGTGACCCGGAACGAAATCCATGAGGGGCTGGTCTATTTGCAGATCACCCGCGGCGCGCCCGGGGATCGCGATTTCGTCTTTCCCGACCCCGAGACGACCGAGCCCACGATCGTGCTGTTCACCCAGAACAAGCCGGGACTGGCGGACAGCCCCGCCGCCAAGAAGGGCATGCGGGTCATCTCCATCGAGGATCAGCGCTGGGGCCGCCGCGACATCAAGACCGTGCAGCTTCTCTACCCGTCGATGGGCAAGATGATGGCCAAGAAGGCCGGTGCGGATGACGCCTGGATGGTCGAGGATGGCTTTGTGACCGAGGGCACCTCGAACAACGCCTATATTATCAAGGGCAACACCATCGTCACGCGCGCGCTGTCGAACGACATCCTGCATGGCATCACCCGCGCGGCCGTCCTGCGCTTTGCCGCCGAAGCGCAGATGAAGGTCGAGGAGCGGAACTACTCCATCGACGAGGCGAAGGAGGCCGACGAGGCGTTCATCACCTCCGCCTCGGCCTTCGTGATGCCGGTCGTGGAAATCGACGGCGTCAAGCTGGGTGACGGCACACCCGGTGCCCGCGCAGCCCGGTTGCGCGAGATCTACCTGGAAGAAAGCCGCAAGGCCGCGATCTGA
- the dgcA gene encoding N-acetyl-D-Glu racemase DgcA — translation MTITVTPDIFKLAEAFTISRGSRTEAKVLTVRITRDGVTGWGECVPYARYDETLDSVTAQIEGLPEGIDRTALQDALPAGAARNAVDCALWDLEAKAAGCRVWELAGLPAPKPEVTAFTLSLDTPEKMEAAARKHAHRPLLKIKLGTPEDMPRLEAVRRGAPEARIIIDANEGWSAEVYADLAPHLVKLGVSLVEQPLPAGEDDALLGIDRPVPLCADESCHDRASLPALKGKYDVANIKLDKTGGLTEALALRDQALAEGYDVMTGCMVGSSLAMAPATLVAQGALVTDLDGPLLLAEDREVPLLFDAAGVHPPERGLWG, via the coding sequence ATGACCATCACCGTTACGCCGGATATCTTCAAGCTGGCCGAGGCCTTCACGATCAGCCGGGGCTCGCGCACCGAGGCCAAGGTGCTGACCGTGCGCATCACGCGCGACGGCGTCACGGGCTGGGGCGAATGCGTGCCTTATGCGCGTTACGACGAGACGCTCGACAGCGTGACCGCCCAGATCGAGGGGCTGCCCGAGGGCATCGACCGGACCGCCCTGCAGGATGCGCTGCCCGCCGGTGCCGCGCGGAACGCCGTCGATTGCGCGCTTTGGGACCTTGAGGCCAAAGCGGCAGGGTGCCGCGTCTGGGAACTGGCGGGTCTGCCCGCACCCAAGCCCGAGGTCACGGCCTTCACCCTGTCGCTCGACACTCCTGAAAAGATGGAGGCCGCGGCCCGCAAACACGCGCACCGCCCGCTTCTGAAGATCAAGCTCGGCACGCCCGAGGACATGCCCCGGCTCGAGGCCGTGCGGCGTGGCGCGCCCGAGGCGCGGATCATCATCGATGCCAATGAGGGCTGGTCGGCGGAGGTCTATGCCGATCTCGCGCCGCATCTCGTGAAGCTCGGCGTCAGCCTCGTGGAGCAGCCGCTGCCCGCAGGCGAGGATGACGCGCTTCTGGGCATCGACCGGCCTGTGCCGCTTTGCGCGGACGAAAGCTGTCACGATCGCGCCTCGCTGCCGGCACTCAAGGGCAAGTATGACGTGGCCAATATCAAGCTCGACAAGACCGGCGGGCTGACCGAGGCGCTGGCCCTGCGCGATCAGGCGCTGGCCGAAGGCTATGATGTCATGACGGGCTGCATGGTCGGCTCGTCGCTGGCCATGGCCCCGGCCACGCTGGTGGCGCAGGGCGCGCTTGTCACCGATCTCGACGGGCCGCTTCTGCTGGCCGAGGACCGGGAGGTGCCGCTTCTGTTCGACGCGGCGGGCGTGCACCCGCCCGAGCGCGGGCTTTGGGGCTAG
- the dgcN gene encoding N-acetyltransferase DgcN, whose protein sequence is MIETPYLLFLGDAPDPLAAKVAQGIKDWRPENCVGQLRLDGCNADMGLTDMTLEEAKAAGAKTLVIGVANRGGKISAKWKEVLLAALDHGFDIASGLHNLLRKEADLAAKAAETGRTLHDVRIPEVEYPIADGKKRTGKRVLAVGTDCSIGKMYTALALDREMKERGMKSSFRATGQTGILITGEGVPLDAVIADFMAGAVEWLTPDNDPDHWDVIEGQGSLYHVSYSGVTMALIHGGQPDALILCHEPTRTHMRGLPDYSLPSLEELRDLALTLARVANPDCAVVGISVNTKALGDDEANAYLTDLEAKLGLPAVDPYRHGAGKLVDALAAH, encoded by the coding sequence ATGATCGAGACCCCATATCTGCTGTTTCTGGGCGACGCGCCTGACCCGCTGGCGGCCAAGGTGGCCCAGGGCATCAAGGATTGGCGACCGGAGAATTGCGTGGGCCAATTGCGTCTCGACGGGTGCAATGCCGATATGGGCCTCACCGACATGACGCTCGAAGAGGCCAAGGCGGCGGGCGCCAAGACGCTTGTGATCGGCGTGGCCAACCGGGGCGGCAAGATCTCGGCCAAGTGGAAAGAGGTGCTGCTTGCCGCCTTGGATCACGGCTTCGATATCGCCAGCGGTCTGCACAATCTGCTGCGCAAGGAGGCCGACCTTGCCGCAAAAGCCGCCGAGACCGGCCGCACTCTGCATGACGTGCGGATCCCGGAGGTGGAATATCCCATTGCGGACGGCAAAAAGCGCACCGGCAAGCGCGTGCTCGCCGTGGGCACGGATTGCTCCATCGGGAAGATGTACACGGCACTCGCGCTTGATCGCGAGATGAAGGAGCGGGGCATGAAATCCTCGTTCCGGGCCACCGGACAGACGGGCATCCTGATCACCGGCGAAGGCGTGCCGCTCGACGCGGTGATCGCGGATTTCATGGCCGGTGCCGTCGAGTGGCTGACACCCGACAACGATCCCGACCATTGGGACGTGATCGAGGGGCAGGGGAGCCTCTACCATGTCTCCTATTCCGGGGTGACCATGGCGCTGATCCATGGTGGCCAGCCCGATGCGCTGATCCTCTGCCACGAGCCGACGCGCACGCATATGCGTGGTCTGCCCGACTACAGCCTGCCCTCGCTCGAGGAACTGCGCGACCTTGCGCTGACGCTGGCCCGCGTGGCCAATCCCGACTGCGCGGTGGTGGGGATTTCGGTCAACACGAAGGCGCTCGGCGACGACGAGGCAAATGCGTATCTCACGGATCTCGAGGCGAAGTTGGGATTGCCGGCCGTCGATCCCTATCGTCACGGGGCGGGCAAGCTCGTCGATGCACTGGCGGCCCACTGA
- a CDS encoding L-malyl-CoA/beta-methylmalyl-CoA lyase produces the protein MSFRIQPAPVARPNRCQLFGPGSRPAIFEKMAASAADVINLDLEDSVSPDDKDSARANIIQAIGDVDWGDKTLSVRINGLDTPYWYRDVVDLLEQASDRLDQIMIPKVGNAADLYAVDALVTAVEAAKARKKRIAFEVIIESAAGISHVEEIAAATPRLEAMSLGAADFAASMGMATTGIGGTQKWYYMHHEGVNYWSDPWHWAQAAIVAACRTHGVLPVDGPFGDFSDDEGFRAQARRSATLGMVGKWAIHPKQVALANEVFTPSDEAVGEAREILSAMEEAKARGEGATVYKGRLVDIASIKQAEVIVRQAEMIGL, from the coding sequence ATGTCCTTCCGCATCCAGCCCGCGCCCGTCGCACGCCCCAATCGCTGCCAGCTGTTCGGGCCCGGCTCCCGCCCCGCGATCTTCGAGAAGATGGCCGCCTCCGCCGCCGATGTCATCAATCTCGACCTCGAGGATTCGGTCTCGCCCGATGACAAGGACAGCGCGCGCGCCAATATCATTCAGGCCATCGGCGACGTGGATTGGGGCGACAAGACCCTGTCGGTACGCATCAACGGGCTCGATACGCCCTACTGGTATCGCGACGTGGTGGACCTTCTGGAACAGGCCTCGGACCGGCTCGACCAGATCATGATCCCCAAAGTGGGCAATGCCGCCGATCTTTACGCGGTGGATGCGCTCGTCACCGCCGTGGAGGCTGCGAAAGCCCGCAAGAAGCGGATCGCCTTCGAGGTCATCATCGAATCGGCCGCCGGCATCTCCCATGTCGAGGAAATCGCCGCCGCCACACCGCGCCTTGAGGCCATGAGCCTCGGGGCTGCCGATTTCGCGGCCTCCATGGGCATGGCCACCACGGGCATCGGCGGCACCCAGAAATGGTATTACATGCACCACGAGGGCGTGAATTACTGGTCCGACCCCTGGCATTGGGCGCAGGCCGCCATCGTCGCCGCCTGCCGCACCCATGGCGTCCTGCCCGTCGACGGCCCCTTCGGCGATTTCTCCGATGACGAGGGTTTCCGAGCCCAGGCACGCCGCTCCGCCACGCTGGGCATGGTCGGGAAATGGGCCATCCACCCCAAGCAGGTGGCGCTCGCAAACGAGGTCTTCACGCCGTCCGATGAGGCCGTGGGCGAGGCGCGCGAGATCCTGTCGGCCATGGAAGAGGCCAAGGCCCGCGGCGAAGGTGCGACCGTCTACAAGGGGCGGCTGGTCGACATCGCCTCGATCAAGCAGGCAGAGGTGATCGTGCGCCAGGCGGAGATGATCGGGCTCTGA
- a CDS encoding replication-associated recombination protein A, whose product MADLFDSATDDGERDNQGRAPRPLADRIRPRNLSEVIGQGQLLGPDGPLRVMLDAGALGSIVFWGPPGVGKTTIARLLAHETDLEFVQISAIFSGVAELKKVFEAAKLRRRSGQGTLLFVDEIHRFNKAQQDSFLPHMEDGTILLVGATTENPSFELNAALLSRAQVMVLERLSEADLAALIARAEAELDAALPLDPEARAALIEMADGDGRALLNLVEQIAAWRVAAPLDRTALSQRLMRRAAQYDKSGDGHYNLISALHKSVRGSDPDAALYWFARMLEGGEDPRYLARRITRMAVEDIGLADPEAQARCLEAWQIFERLGSPEGELALAQAVTYIALAPKSNAGYAAYKAARRAAKKTGSAPPPKHILNAPTKLMEEQGYGAGYAYDHDQEDAFSGQNYFPDGMERPDFYQPVERGFERELKKRTQYFNRLRKERGAK is encoded by the coding sequence ATGGCTGATCTTTTCGATAGTGCCACGGATGACGGCGAGCGCGACAACCAGGGCCGGGCACCGCGCCCGCTGGCCGACCGCATTCGCCCGCGCAATCTGTCGGAGGTGATCGGGCAGGGCCAGCTCCTCGGCCCGGACGGGCCTCTTCGCGTGATGCTCGATGCGGGCGCGCTTGGCTCCATCGTGTTCTGGGGGCCGCCGGGGGTCGGCAAGACCACGATTGCGCGGCTGCTGGCCCATGAAACGGATCTGGAATTCGTGCAGATCAGCGCGATCTTTTCGGGTGTTGCAGAGCTGAAGAAGGTGTTCGAGGCCGCCAAGCTGCGCCGCAGATCCGGGCAGGGCACGCTGCTTTTCGTCGACGAGATCCACCGCTTCAACAAGGCCCAGCAGGACAGCTTCCTGCCGCATATGGAGGATGGCACGATCCTCCTTGTCGGGGCGACCACGGAGAACCCGAGCTTCGAGCTCAATGCCGCTCTTCTCAGCCGGGCGCAGGTCATGGTGCTCGAGCGGCTTTCCGAGGCCGATCTCGCGGCGCTCATCGCGCGTGCCGAGGCGGAGCTGGATGCCGCCTTGCCGCTCGATCCGGAGGCTCGTGCGGCCCTGATCGAGATGGCCGATGGCGATGGCCGCGCGCTTCTGAACCTCGTGGAGCAGATCGCGGCCTGGCGCGTTGCGGCCCCGCTTGACCGCACCGCCTTGTCGCAGCGACTGATGCGGCGCGCGGCGCAATACGACAAATCCGGCGATGGGCATTACAACCTGATCTCCGCACTGCACAAATCGGTCCGCGGCTCCGACCCCGATGCGGCGCTCTACTGGTTCGCGCGCATGCTCGAAGGTGGTGAGGATCCGCGCTACCTCGCGCGGCGGATCACCCGCATGGCCGTGGAGGATATCGGCCTTGCCGATCCCGAGGCGCAGGCGCGTTGCCTCGAAGCGTGGCAGATCTTCGAACGGCTAGGCTCACCCGAAGGCGAGTTGGCGCTGGCGCAAGCGGTCACCTATATCGCCCTCGCACCGAAATCGAACGCGGGCTACGCGGCCTATAAAGCCGCGCGGCGGGCAGCAAAGAAGACAGGCTCTGCACCGCCGCCCAAACACATCCTGAACGCGCCCACGAAGCTGATGGAAGAGCAGGGATACGGCGCGGGCTATGCCTATGATCACGATCAGGAGGATGCGTTTTCGGGGCAGAACTACTTTCCCGACGGCATGGAGCGGCCGGATTTCTACCAACCGGTGGAGCGCGGCTTCGAGCGGGAGCTGAAAAAACGCACCCAGTATTTCAATCGCCTGCGGAAAGAACGCGGCGCCAAATAA
- a CDS encoding trypsin-like peptidase domain-containing protein: MPLPGLHRLSLCLLVGLVMAMPVRAEERVPQSASEITLSFAPLVREAAPAVVNIYASRIIERRSPFADDPFFGNFFRDFAPSRPRVQNSLGSGVILSADGIVVSNYHVVGEAQDIRVVLNDRREFRARVLLGDEESDLAILKLEEATDMPFLPLRSGDPVEVGELVLAIGNPFGVGQTVSSGIVSGLARSGTATGNARGYFIQTDAPINPGNSGGALIDTRGRLIGVNTSILSRSGGSNGIGFAIPAALVAQFVRQAEAGADRFTRPWAGLTGQPVDQDLSDSLGRSRPSGILIADVHPLSPFAAAGIEVGDVIEAADGAPVNTPSEMIYHMSVRGIGAEMQVRVMRGETVRDVPVTLIAAPETPPRDTVSLGEMSVLPGLVVSRINPALGEEMSLDPRAEGMIVVDPGPWGARAGLRRGDILRAINGRAPERPADVAPLLQRAAPGIQIDILRGTRRLAVRFRA; this comes from the coding sequence ATGCCTCTGCCCGGTCTCCATCGTCTCAGCCTGTGCCTGCTTGTCGGTCTTGTGATGGCCATGCCGGTCCGCGCCGAGGAGCGCGTGCCGCAAAGCGCCTCCGAGATCACCCTGTCCTTCGCGCCCCTGGTCCGCGAAGCGGCCCCCGCGGTCGTCAACATCTATGCAAGCCGCATCATTGAGCGCCGCTCGCCATTCGCGGACGATCCGTTCTTCGGCAACTTTTTCCGCGACTTCGCTCCCTCCCGTCCGCGCGTGCAGAACTCACTCGGATCGGGAGTGATCCTGTCGGCGGACGGGATCGTCGTGTCGAATTATCACGTGGTCGGCGAGGCGCAGGATATCCGCGTGGTGCTGAACGATCGCCGTGAATTTCGTGCGCGCGTCCTGCTCGGAGACGAGGAATCGGATCTCGCCATCCTGAAGCTCGAGGAGGCCACGGACATGCCGTTCCTGCCCTTGCGCAGCGGCGATCCCGTGGAAGTGGGCGAATTGGTGCTCGCCATCGGCAACCCGTTCGGTGTCGGGCAGACGGTGTCGTCTGGTATCGTCTCGGGGCTGGCGCGGTCGGGGACGGCCACGGGCAATGCGCGGGGCTATTTCATCCAGACCGACGCACCGATCAACCCCGGCAATTCCGGGGGCGCACTGATCGACACGCGCGGTCGCCTGATTGGGGTGAACACCTCGATCCTCAGCCGCTCCGGCGGGTCGAACGGCATCGGGTTCGCGATCCCCGCAGCGCTCGTGGCGCAATTCGTGCGCCAGGCGGAGGCGGGAGCCGATCGCTTCACGCGCCCCTGGGCCGGGCTGACGGGGCAGCCCGTGGATCAGGACCTCTCCGACAGTCTGGGGCGCAGCCGTCCGAGCGGTATCCTGATTGCGGATGTGCATCCGCTGTCGCCCTTCGCCGCAGCGGGGATCGAGGTCGGGGACGTGATCGAGGCCGCCGATGGCGCGCCGGTGAACACGCCCTCCGAGATGATCTACCACATGTCGGTGCGGGGCATCGGCGCCGAGATGCAGGTCCGTGTCATGCGCGGCGAGACCGTGCGCGATGTGCCGGTGACGCTGATCGCCGCGCCGGAAACGCCGCCACGGGACACGGTGTCGCTTGGCGAGATGAGCGTGCTGCCGGGGCTTGTCGTCTCGCGCATCAATCCCGCATTGGGCGAGGAGATGTCGCTTGATCCGCGCGCGGAGGGGATGATCGTCGTCGATCCTGGACCATGGGGGGCGCGGGCCGGGCTGCGCCGCGGCGATATCCTGCGGGCGATCAACGGGCGCGCGCCGGAGCGTCCGGCGGATGTGGCGCCGCTTCTGCAACGGGCAGCGCCGGGCATCCAGATAGATATTTTGCGCGGCACGCGCCGCCTTGCCGTGAGGTTCCGCGCCTGA
- the rplQ gene encoding 50S ribosomal protein L17, with product MRHAKGYRRLNRTHEHRKALFANMAGSLIEHEQIKTTLPKAKELRPVIEKLVTLGKRGDLHARRQAASQLKQDIHVAKLFEILGPRYAERQGGYVRILKAGFRYGDMAPMAIIEFVDRDPEAKGAADKARVAAEEAAADAE from the coding sequence ATGCGTCACGCAAAAGGCTACCGCCGCCTGAACCGCACCCATGAGCACCGCAAGGCGCTCTTTGCGAACATGGCCGGCTCGCTCATCGAACATGAGCAGATCAAGACGACCCTGCCCAAGGCCAAGGAACTGCGCCCGGTGATCGAGAAGCTCGTCACCCTCGGCAAGCGCGGCGATCTGCACGCCCGCCGTCAGGCCGCATCGCAGCTCAAGCAGGACATCCACGTCGCCAAGCTGTTCGAAATCCTCGGCCCGCGCTACGCCGAGCGTCAGGGCGGCTATGTTCGCATCCTGAAGGCCGGTTTCCGCTACGGCGACATGGCGCCCATGGCGATCATCGAATTCGTGGACCGCGATCCCGAGGCGAAAGGTGCCGCCGACAAGGCGCGCGTCGCAGCTGAGGAAGCGGCGGCCGACGCGGAATAA
- a CDS encoding DNA-directed RNA polymerase subunit alpha, with protein MIHKNWAELIKPTQLDVKPGNDPAKTATLVAEPLERGFGLTLGNALRRVLLSSLQGAAITSVQIDNVLHEFSSVAGVREDVTDIVLNLKAVSLKMEVEGPKRVSISKKGPGVVTAGDISETNGIEVLNRDHVICHLDDGADLYMELTVNTGKGYVSADKNKPEDAPIGLIPIDAIYSPVKRASYDVQPTREGQVLDYDKLTMKIDTDGSVTPEDAIAYAARILQDQLSVFVNFDEPESAQRQDDDDGLEFNPLLLKKVDELELSVRSANCLKNDNIVYIGDLIQKTEAEMLRTPNFGRKSLNEIKEVLSGMGLHLGMDVEDWPPENIEDLSKKMEDQF; from the coding sequence ATGATCCATAAGAATTGGGCCGAGCTCATCAAGCCGACGCAGCTTGACGTCAAGCCGGGCAACGATCCGGCCAAGACGGCCACGCTCGTCGCCGAACCGCTGGAGCGGGGCTTCGGCCTCACGCTCGGCAACGCGCTTCGCCGTGTGCTGCTGTCCTCGCTTCAGGGCGCGGCTATCACCAGCGTCCAGATCGACAACGTCCTGCACGAGTTCTCCTCGGTTGCGGGCGTGCGCGAAGACGTCACAGATATCGTGCTGAACCTCAAGGCCGTCTCCCTGAAAATGGAAGTCGAGGGGCCGAAGCGCGTCTCGATCTCCAAGAAGGGCCCGGGCGTTGTCACCGCAGGCGACATCTCCGAGACCAACGGCATCGAGGTTCTGAACCGCGATCACGTGATCTGCCACCTCGACGACGGTGCAGATCTCTACATGGAGCTGACGGTCAATACCGGCAAGGGCTATGTTTCGGCAGACAAGAACAAGCCCGAAGATGCGCCCATCGGCCTCATCCCGATCGACGCGATCTACTCGCCCGTGAAGCGCGCCTCCTATGACGTGCAGCCCACGCGCGAAGGCCAGGTTCTGGACTACGACAAGCTGACGATGAAGATCGACACTGACGGCTCCGTCACGCCCGAGGACGCCATCGCTTATGCGGCGCGCATCCTGCAGGACCAGCTGTCCGTCTTCGTCAACTTCGACGAGCCGGAAAGCGCCCAGCGTCAGGACGACGACGATGGTCTCGAGTTCAATCCGCTTCTGCTGAAGAAGGTCGACGAGCTGGAACTGTCGGTCCGTTCGGCCAACTGCCTGAAGAATGACAACATCGTCTATATCGGCGATCTCATCCAGAAGACCGAAGCAGAGATGCTGCGCACGCCGAACTTCGGCCGCAAGTCGCTGAACGAGATCAAGGAAGTGCTCTCGGGCATGGGTCTGCACCTTGGCATGGATGTCGAGGATTGGCCGCCGGAGAACATCGAGGACCTCTCGAAGAAGATGGAAGACCAGTTCTGA